In one window of Dermochelys coriacea isolate rDerCor1 chromosome 3, rDerCor1.pri.v4, whole genome shotgun sequence DNA:
- the NHSL1 gene encoding NHS-like protein 1 isoform X8 produces the protein MIAYVHCLLSDPMVGCLHRSKWQANRNDDEEELIPLYSNKMGNSHIKLHRRLKKKLMNREDNSYWPTVSNLDDESRWTVHYTAPWHQQENVFLPSTRPPCVEDLHRQAKLNLKSVLRECDKLRRDGYRSSQYYSQGPTFSSSSAACGSYQDDYEEIEQKSSLLDCISQSCISACCSLVPWSLKFSVPSPEEEKLISIKRSRTPISNECCDINTQTNWTKSLPLPTPEEKMRQQAQAVQTDVVPINVTAVGTGQSDFRGHSMHVPDHYSTLGRLDSYRSAMQRSETKDTSCQTEEVKVVPPSVRRIRAQKGQGIAAQMSQFSSSSGNMSVMSDSAGVIFASRLNNDMGFHSLPRPGARVSLQSLEQRQSISNQTEDITSTLSHQISKLQVDNSVVHMRNNPRTGTLPRPKSQEVRSYESEKAASPACVVSPHATYSTSIIPNATISSSSEVIVIHTTQSAGPLDSKITSSPSYTKPRDSPVANNAVSMKEDHHSSSGNWSESSSARHSQTSDTISSNATMMLSLGDSAVSLSTPGNVENGSQSMSYSCRNNLPFQGHSQDSDGRSESSFSGGRSQSNSINSTEYWVYKSRENDETPSHKPTYASAGYSTPVSNVSSSSLERTSVKEDSSSLYSVDHDGYYTTMHMDSGLKLGKLCNSNNGFGNPRHSVINVFDGNEKKNQDEQSSNSDKSLIRNISLKKAKKPPLPPSRTDSLKRIPKKKTQSSGQVLDDTLIATLQHSLQLNLPCKNGSSPSQSPCSDYEDPWVLRSRSQSSASASSSMMSTTAPNMYSLCTVTPSQSDTSSIKSEYADQWGYYSDYAGMPDDQFKCPVARSASTTATLNDYSISHLNDGSRASTPQVASGLAKPKNTSPEKSHRVTSPSSGYSSQSNTPTTLTPVPVFLKCMSPANGKPKLKPKVPERKSSLLSSVSISSSSTSLSSNTSTEGSVNMKKLDPALTSLPDVAGPPPPTPPHFPDHPLPPPPPVPADGIDLPPLPASPSFPPPPPEAVINSSFPLSGPWFPSPTQETSFSPFSAPSPPLSSPYSSIFPNVVPPPAPPLDPKLTQDAAKFTQYSFKKCNQDDSGYRAVKQPANKQDSSRPVMPLITTKALQMVQLRSVKKCTGAQTEQSAGSISEANPQEKATIIFAPQPSLKPSLSLRLSNSLDGEMKTRSPSFKNLVQTPPQSSLPGLSDSAPEISSGQKPGNAAGLIQTFEADVSGTNIEEAPQSPVQNEKSHSGLINTPFQVPSGSPNKTQGISSNKKPPPISKKPKLFLIVPPPQLDFTAEKIANVSDPVRGTSSPTRREIAHYEEAKNCLTDGLSSNEMDSGSLVPEGGAAGSTFFETVETNVYMVQPAASPVQEAPKQEQQITLDEGSSSDSNGDDSSNTDRHLSQEDESAEVFETDTTNNSTLPSNSYRAGNEEAATPARPRTTEDLFAAIHRSKRKVLGRKDSEDDHTRNHSPSPPVTPTGASPNLASLKHAGSIQRSIRKSSTSNDNFKALLLKKGSRSDTSSRMSAAEMLKNTDPRFHRTKSDSALEFPDSPASCSPSKNKRAQEEWAKSEGLMPRSMSFSNTRYGRSRTPPSAASSKYNVRNRIQSSPMTVISEGDGEAVEPAEIRRTLKEQQESQLDVFDSDEMDINEFPYAEEAGSNETKALTHLDLMTQLIKPNASKKCLSPSDEKS, from the exons AATGTGACAAGCTACGGAGGGATGGCTATCGAAGTTCTCAATATTACTCTCAGGGTCcaaccttttcttcttccagtgcaGCCTGTGGAAGTTACCAAGATGATTATGAAGAAATTGAACAAAAG TCTAGTCTGTTAGACTGCATATCTCAGTCTTGCATTAGCGCCTGCTGTTCCTTGGTTCCATGGAGCCTCAAG TTCTCAGTACCTTCCCCAGAAGAGGAAAAGCTTATTAGCATCAAGAGAAGTAGAACACCCATTTCAAATGAATGTTGTGATATCAACACCCAAACTAACTGGACCAAGTCACTTCCATTGCCGACACCAGAGGAGAAAATGCGACAGCAAGCACAAGCGGTCCAAACGGATGTGGTTCCTATTAATGTAACTG CAGTTGGCACTGGCCAAAGTGACTTCCGTGGGCATTCGATGCATGTCCCAGATCACTATTCCACATTAGGGAGACTAGACAGTTACCGCTCTGCTATGCAGCGATCTGAAACCAAGGACACCAGCTGCCAGACAGAGGAAGTCAAAGTTGTGCCCCCTTCAGTGAGAAGAATACGAGCACAGAAAGGACAAGGGATTGCGGCCCAGATGTCACAGTTCTCCAGCTCATCTGGAAACATGTCTGTGATGAGTGATTCTGCTGGGGTCATATTTGCCTCTCGCCTAAATAATGACATGGGTTTTCATAGCCTGCCTCGACCTGGAGCAAGAGTGTCTCTGCAGTCACTGGAACAAAGGCAGAGCATCTCTAACCAGACAGAAGACATCACTAGCACTTTGTCACACCAGATAAGCAAGTTGCAGGTTGATAACAGTGTGGTCCATATGAGGAATAACCCTAGGACTGGGACACTGCCAAGGCCAAAGTCCCAAGAGGTGAGAAGTTATGAGAGTGAAAAAGCTGCAAGCCCAGCATGTGTGGTCTCTCCTCATGCTACATATTCAACTAGCATCATACCTAATGCCACGATATCATCCTCTTCAGAAGTTATTGTGATTCATACCACCCAGAGTGCTGGACCATTGGATAGTAAAATCACCAGCTCACCTTCCTACACAAAACCCAGAGACAGTCCTGTTGCCAACAATGCAGTAAGCATGAAAGAAGATCACCATTCTTCTAGCGGTAACTGGAGTGAGAGCAGCTCAGCGCGCCACTCACAGACCTCAGACACTATCTCATCTAATGCTACCATGATGCTCTCCCTTGGTGACTCAGCAGTATCTCTCAGCACTCCAGGAAATGTGGAGAATGGGTCCCAAAGTATGAGCTATAGCTGTAGAAACAATCTCCCTTTCCAAGGCCACTCCCAGGATAGCGATGGCAGGAGTGAATCCAGTTTTTCAGGGGGCAGATCACAAAGCAACAGTATAAACAGCACAGAGTACTGGGTGTACAAATCCAGAGAAAATGATGAGACTCCCTCACACAAGCCAACCTATGCCAGTGCAGGTTATTCCACTCCTGTAAGCAATGTGAGTAGCAGCAGCCTAGAGAGAACTTCTGTCAAAGAAGATTCAAGTTCTCTGTATTCAGTGGACCATGATGGCTACTACACTACTATGCATATGGACTCTGGACTCAAGTTAGGTAAACTCTGCAATAGTAATAATGGTTTTGGAAACCCCAGGCACAGTGTGATTAATGTTTTTGAtggaaatgagaagaaaaatcaAGACGAACAGTCAAGCAACAGTGACAAATCTCTCATACGAAACATATCTTTGAAAAAAGCAAAGAAGCCACCTCTTCCACCATCCAGAACAGACTCTCTCAAAAGGATcccaaagaaaaaaacccagtccAGTGGACAGGTACTTGATGACACACTAATCGCTACCCTCCAGCATTCACTGCAGTTAAACCTTCCATGCAAAAATGGTAGCTCCCCGTCCCAAAGTCCATGCAGTGATTATGAGGATCCCTGGGTGCTACGCTCTCGCAGCCAGAGCTCCGCCAGCGCAAGTAGCAGCATGATGTCTACAACAGCTCCAAATATGTACTCTCTCTGTACTGTCACCCCATCACAGAGTGACACAAGCAGCATCAAATCAGAATATGCTGACCAATGGGGTTACTACAGTGACTATGCTGGGATGCCAGACGATCAGTTCAAATGCCCAGTGGCTCGTTCTGCAAGCACTACAGCCACCCTTAATGATTACAGCATCAGCCACCTCAATGACGGCTCAAGGGCTTCTACGCCCCAAGTGGCCAGCGGACTGGCCAAACCAAAGAACACTTCTCCAGAGAAGTCTCACAGAGTCACATCACCATCTAGTGGGTATTCTAGTCAATCAAATACACCCACAACACTTACTCCTGtgcctgtgtttttaaaatgcatgtcacCAGCAAATGGGAAACCCAAGTTAAAACCGAAAGTGCCTGAGAGAAAATCCTCTCTGCTATCTTCAGTATCCATCTCTTCATCCTCCACTTCTCTTTCTTCTAATACATCTACTGAAGGGAGTGTGAACATGAAGAAACTGGACCCAGCCCTGACCTCCCTTCCTGATGTTGCTGGTCCTCCACCTCCGACACCTCCACATTTCCCTGAtcatcctctccctcctccaccccctgtcccagcagATGGAATCGATCTGCCTCCACTACCAGCCTCTCCcagctttcccccacccccgccagaaGCTGTTATAAATTCTTCCTTTCCCCTGAGTGGTCCATGGTTTCCTTCTCCAACACAGGAAACGTCCTTCAGTCCTttttctgccccttctcctcccctttcaTCCCCTTATTCCTCCATTTTCCCCAATGTAGTACCTCCACCAGCACCACCTCTTGACCCCAAACTGACACAAGATGCAGCTAAATTCACACAATATTCTTTTAAGAAATGTAATCAGGATGATTCTGGCTACAGGGCAGTGAAACAGCCAGCCAACAAGCAAGATTCCAGTAGGCCTGTAATGCCCTTAATAACCACCAAAGCACTGCAAATGGTACAACTGAGGTCTGTGAAAAAATGTACAGGCGCACAGACTGAACAATCGGCTGGATCTATTTCTGAAGCCAACCCTCAGGAAAAAGCAACTATAATTTTCGCACCACAGCCTTCTCTAAAACCATCTCTTTCACTAAGGCTCAGTAACAGCCTGGATGGAGAGATGAAAACTCGTAGTCCTTCCTTCAAAAACTTAGTTCAAACTCCTCCTCAGAGTTCACTTCCAGGTCTCAGTGACAGTGCACCTGAGATCAGCAGTGGTCAAAAACCTGGAAATGCAGCAGGTCTAATACAAACCTTTGAAGCTGATGTATCAGGAACAAACATTGAAGAAGCACCTCAGTCCCCTGTGCAGAATGAAAAATCTCACTCTGGCCTTATTAATACACCATTTCAGGTGCCATCGGGGTCTCCGAACAAGACTCAGGGTATATCATCAAACAAGAAGCCACCTCCTATTTCGAAGAAACCCAAACTGTTCCTCATTGTGCCACCTCCGCAGCTAGATTTTACAGCAGAGAAAATAGCTAATGTGAGTGATCCTGTCAGAGGCACATCAAGTCCAACTAGGAGAGAGATTGCACATTACGAAGAAGCAAAAAATTGTCTTACAGATGGACTCAGTTCCAATGAGATGGACTCGGGCAGCTTGGTTCCTGAGGGAGGAGCTGCTGGTTCCACCTTCTTTGAAACAGTGGAAACCAATGTCTATATGGTACAGCCTGCTGCATCACCAGTTCAAGAAGCTCCCAAGCAGGAGCAGCAGATCACTTTAGATGAAGGAAGCAGTTCAGACAGCAATGGAGATGACAGCAGTAACACTGACAGACATCTATCTCAAGAGGATGAAAGTG CTGAGGTGTTTGAGACAGACACAACAAATAATTCAACACTGCCAAGCAACAGTTACAGGGCAGGGAATGAGGAGGCGGCAACGCCAGCTAGACCGAGAACTACTGAGGATCTGTTTGCAGCCATTCACAG ATCCAAAAGGAAAGTCCTTGGCCGCAAAGATTCTGAAGATGACCACACCCGCAACCATTCTCCTTCGCCCCCAGTAACACCCACTGGTGCTTCTCCAAATCTAGCTTCCCTCAAGCACGCAGGATCAATTCAGAGAAGCATTCGTAAGAGCAGCACCAGCAACGATAACTTCAAAGCCCTGCTGCTAAAGAAAGGGAGCCGCTCAGACACCAGTTCCCGCATGTCAGCAGCAGAAATGCTGAAGAATACAGATCCGAGGTTTCACCGAACAAAGTCAGACTCCGCCCTGGAGTTCCCTGACAGCCCTGCGAGCTGTTCACCCAGCAAGAACAAAAGGGCCCAGGAAGAATGGGCCAAGAGCGAAGGCCTGATGCCAAGGAGTATGTCTTTTTCCAACACTAGGTATGGCAGGTCGCGAACACCAccctctgctgccagcagcaagTACAACGTCCGGAACCGTATCCAGAGCAGCCCCATGACTGTTATTAGTGAGGGAGATGGAGAAGCAGTTGAACCAGCAGAGATCCGTAGGACTTTAAAAGAGCAGCAAGAGAGCCAGCTTGATGTGTTTGACAGTGATGAAATGGACATTAATGAGTTTCCGTATGCTGAGGAGGCTGGTTCCAATGAGACCAAGGCTTTAACTCACCTAGACTTAATGACTCAACTCATAAAGCCAAATGCTTCAAAGAAGTGTCTAAGCCCTTCAGACGAAAAAAGTTAA
- the NHSL1 gene encoding NHS-like protein 1 isoform X12, giving the protein MVVFINTKLKSLIKLFKKKTVSNLDDESRWTVHYTAPWHQQENVFLPSTRPPCVEDLHRQAKLNLKSVLRECDKLRRDGYRSSQYYSQGPTFSSSSAACGSYQDDYEEIEQKFSVPSPEEEKLISIKRSRTPISNECCDINTQTNWTKSLPLPTPEEKMRQQAQAVQTDVVPINVTGENFDRQASIRRSLIYTDTVVRRPKKVKRRKTITGVPDNIQKELAVGTGQSDFRGHSMHVPDHYSTLGRLDSYRSAMQRSETKDTSCQTEEVKVVPPSVRRIRAQKGQGIAAQMSQFSSSSGNMSVMSDSAGVIFASRLNNDMGFHSLPRPGARVSLQSLEQRQSISNQTEDITSTLSHQISKLQVDNSVVHMRNNPRTGTLPRPKSQEVRSYESEKAASPACVVSPHATYSTSIIPNATISSSSEVIVIHTTQSAGPLDSKITSSPSYTKPRDSPVANNAVSMKEDHHSSSGNWSESSSARHSQTSDTISSNATMMLSLGDSAVSLSTPGNVENGSQSMSYSCRNNLPFQGHSQDSDGRSESSFSGGRSQSNSINSTEYWVYKSRENDETPSHKPTYASAGYSTPVSNVSSSSLERTSVKEDSSSLYSVDHDGYYTTMHMDSGLKLGKLCNSNNGFGNPRHSVINVFDGNEKKNQDEQSSNSDKSLIRNISLKKAKKPPLPPSRTDSLKRIPKKKTQSSGQVLDDTLIATLQHSLQLNLPCKNGSSPSQSPCSDYEDPWVLRSRSQSSASASSSMMSTTAPNMYSLCTVTPSQSDTSSIKSEYADQWGYYSDYAGMPDDQFKCPVARSASTTATLNDYSISHLNDGSRASTPQVASGLAKPKNTSPEKSHRVTSPSSGYSSQSNTPTTLTPVPVFLKCMSPANGKPKLKPKVPERKSSLLSSVSISSSSTSLSSNTSTEGSVNMKKLDPALTSLPDVAGPPPPTPPHFPDHPLPPPPPVPADGIDLPPLPASPSFPPPPPEAVINSSFPLSGPWFPSPTQETSFSPFSAPSPPLSSPYSSIFPNVVPPPAPPLDPKLTQDAAKFTQYSFKKCNQDDSGYRAVKQPANKQDSSRPVMPLITTKALQMVQLRSVKKCTGAQTEQSAGSISEANPQEKATIIFAPQPSLKPSLSLRLSNSLDGEMKTRSPSFKNLVQTPPQSSLPGLSDSAPEISSGQKPGNAAGLIQTFEADVSGTNIEEAPQSPVQNEKSHSGLINTPFQVPSGSPNKTQGISSNKKPPPISKKPKLFLIVPPPQLDFTAEKIANVSDPVRGTSSPTRREIAHYEEAKNCLTDGLSSNEMDSGSLVPEGGAAGSTFFETVETNVYMVQPAASPVQEAPKQEQQITLDEGSSSDSNGDDSSNTDRHLSQEDESAEVFETDTTNNSTLPSNSYRAGNEEAATPARPRTTEDLFAAIHRSKRKVLGRKDSEDDHTRNHSPSPPVTPTGASPNLASLKHAGSIQRSIRKSSTSNDNFKALLLKKGSRSDTSSRMSAAEMLKNTDPRFHRTKSDSALEFPDSPASCSPSKNKRAQEEWAKSEGLMPRSMSFSNTRYGRSRTPPSAASSKYNVRNRIQSSPMTVISEGDGEAVEPAEIRRTLKEQQESQLDVFDSDEMDINEFPYAEEAGSNETKALTHLDLMTQLIKPNASKKCLSPSDEKS; this is encoded by the exons AATGTGACAAGCTACGGAGGGATGGCTATCGAAGTTCTCAATATTACTCTCAGGGTCcaaccttttcttcttccagtgcaGCCTGTGGAAGTTACCAAGATGATTATGAAGAAATTGAACAAAAG TTCTCAGTACCTTCCCCAGAAGAGGAAAAGCTTATTAGCATCAAGAGAAGTAGAACACCCATTTCAAATGAATGTTGTGATATCAACACCCAAACTAACTGGACCAAGTCACTTCCATTGCCGACACCAGAGGAGAAAATGCGACAGCAAGCACAAGCGGTCCAAACGGATGTGGTTCCTATTAATGTAACTG GGGAGAATTTCGACCGCCAAGCCAGCATTCGGCGGTCTCTAATTTACACAGACACTGTGGTAAGACGGCCGAAGAAAGTCAAAAGGAGAAAGACTATTACAGGAGTCCCTGACAACATACAAAAGGAGCTAG CAGTTGGCACTGGCCAAAGTGACTTCCGTGGGCATTCGATGCATGTCCCAGATCACTATTCCACATTAGGGAGACTAGACAGTTACCGCTCTGCTATGCAGCGATCTGAAACCAAGGACACCAGCTGCCAGACAGAGGAAGTCAAAGTTGTGCCCCCTTCAGTGAGAAGAATACGAGCACAGAAAGGACAAGGGATTGCGGCCCAGATGTCACAGTTCTCCAGCTCATCTGGAAACATGTCTGTGATGAGTGATTCTGCTGGGGTCATATTTGCCTCTCGCCTAAATAATGACATGGGTTTTCATAGCCTGCCTCGACCTGGAGCAAGAGTGTCTCTGCAGTCACTGGAACAAAGGCAGAGCATCTCTAACCAGACAGAAGACATCACTAGCACTTTGTCACACCAGATAAGCAAGTTGCAGGTTGATAACAGTGTGGTCCATATGAGGAATAACCCTAGGACTGGGACACTGCCAAGGCCAAAGTCCCAAGAGGTGAGAAGTTATGAGAGTGAAAAAGCTGCAAGCCCAGCATGTGTGGTCTCTCCTCATGCTACATATTCAACTAGCATCATACCTAATGCCACGATATCATCCTCTTCAGAAGTTATTGTGATTCATACCACCCAGAGTGCTGGACCATTGGATAGTAAAATCACCAGCTCACCTTCCTACACAAAACCCAGAGACAGTCCTGTTGCCAACAATGCAGTAAGCATGAAAGAAGATCACCATTCTTCTAGCGGTAACTGGAGTGAGAGCAGCTCAGCGCGCCACTCACAGACCTCAGACACTATCTCATCTAATGCTACCATGATGCTCTCCCTTGGTGACTCAGCAGTATCTCTCAGCACTCCAGGAAATGTGGAGAATGGGTCCCAAAGTATGAGCTATAGCTGTAGAAACAATCTCCCTTTCCAAGGCCACTCCCAGGATAGCGATGGCAGGAGTGAATCCAGTTTTTCAGGGGGCAGATCACAAAGCAACAGTATAAACAGCACAGAGTACTGGGTGTACAAATCCAGAGAAAATGATGAGACTCCCTCACACAAGCCAACCTATGCCAGTGCAGGTTATTCCACTCCTGTAAGCAATGTGAGTAGCAGCAGCCTAGAGAGAACTTCTGTCAAAGAAGATTCAAGTTCTCTGTATTCAGTGGACCATGATGGCTACTACACTACTATGCATATGGACTCTGGACTCAAGTTAGGTAAACTCTGCAATAGTAATAATGGTTTTGGAAACCCCAGGCACAGTGTGATTAATGTTTTTGAtggaaatgagaagaaaaatcaAGACGAACAGTCAAGCAACAGTGACAAATCTCTCATACGAAACATATCTTTGAAAAAAGCAAAGAAGCCACCTCTTCCACCATCCAGAACAGACTCTCTCAAAAGGATcccaaagaaaaaaacccagtccAGTGGACAGGTACTTGATGACACACTAATCGCTACCCTCCAGCATTCACTGCAGTTAAACCTTCCATGCAAAAATGGTAGCTCCCCGTCCCAAAGTCCATGCAGTGATTATGAGGATCCCTGGGTGCTACGCTCTCGCAGCCAGAGCTCCGCCAGCGCAAGTAGCAGCATGATGTCTACAACAGCTCCAAATATGTACTCTCTCTGTACTGTCACCCCATCACAGAGTGACACAAGCAGCATCAAATCAGAATATGCTGACCAATGGGGTTACTACAGTGACTATGCTGGGATGCCAGACGATCAGTTCAAATGCCCAGTGGCTCGTTCTGCAAGCACTACAGCCACCCTTAATGATTACAGCATCAGCCACCTCAATGACGGCTCAAGGGCTTCTACGCCCCAAGTGGCCAGCGGACTGGCCAAACCAAAGAACACTTCTCCAGAGAAGTCTCACAGAGTCACATCACCATCTAGTGGGTATTCTAGTCAATCAAATACACCCACAACACTTACTCCTGtgcctgtgtttttaaaatgcatgtcacCAGCAAATGGGAAACCCAAGTTAAAACCGAAAGTGCCTGAGAGAAAATCCTCTCTGCTATCTTCAGTATCCATCTCTTCATCCTCCACTTCTCTTTCTTCTAATACATCTACTGAAGGGAGTGTGAACATGAAGAAACTGGACCCAGCCCTGACCTCCCTTCCTGATGTTGCTGGTCCTCCACCTCCGACACCTCCACATTTCCCTGAtcatcctctccctcctccaccccctgtcccagcagATGGAATCGATCTGCCTCCACTACCAGCCTCTCCcagctttcccccacccccgccagaaGCTGTTATAAATTCTTCCTTTCCCCTGAGTGGTCCATGGTTTCCTTCTCCAACACAGGAAACGTCCTTCAGTCCTttttctgccccttctcctcccctttcaTCCCCTTATTCCTCCATTTTCCCCAATGTAGTACCTCCACCAGCACCACCTCTTGACCCCAAACTGACACAAGATGCAGCTAAATTCACACAATATTCTTTTAAGAAATGTAATCAGGATGATTCTGGCTACAGGGCAGTGAAACAGCCAGCCAACAAGCAAGATTCCAGTAGGCCTGTAATGCCCTTAATAACCACCAAAGCACTGCAAATGGTACAACTGAGGTCTGTGAAAAAATGTACAGGCGCACAGACTGAACAATCGGCTGGATCTATTTCTGAAGCCAACCCTCAGGAAAAAGCAACTATAATTTTCGCACCACAGCCTTCTCTAAAACCATCTCTTTCACTAAGGCTCAGTAACAGCCTGGATGGAGAGATGAAAACTCGTAGTCCTTCCTTCAAAAACTTAGTTCAAACTCCTCCTCAGAGTTCACTTCCAGGTCTCAGTGACAGTGCACCTGAGATCAGCAGTGGTCAAAAACCTGGAAATGCAGCAGGTCTAATACAAACCTTTGAAGCTGATGTATCAGGAACAAACATTGAAGAAGCACCTCAGTCCCCTGTGCAGAATGAAAAATCTCACTCTGGCCTTATTAATACACCATTTCAGGTGCCATCGGGGTCTCCGAACAAGACTCAGGGTATATCATCAAACAAGAAGCCACCTCCTATTTCGAAGAAACCCAAACTGTTCCTCATTGTGCCACCTCCGCAGCTAGATTTTACAGCAGAGAAAATAGCTAATGTGAGTGATCCTGTCAGAGGCACATCAAGTCCAACTAGGAGAGAGATTGCACATTACGAAGAAGCAAAAAATTGTCTTACAGATGGACTCAGTTCCAATGAGATGGACTCGGGCAGCTTGGTTCCTGAGGGAGGAGCTGCTGGTTCCACCTTCTTTGAAACAGTGGAAACCAATGTCTATATGGTACAGCCTGCTGCATCACCAGTTCAAGAAGCTCCCAAGCAGGAGCAGCAGATCACTTTAGATGAAGGAAGCAGTTCAGACAGCAATGGAGATGACAGCAGTAACACTGACAGACATCTATCTCAAGAGGATGAAAGTG CTGAGGTGTTTGAGACAGACACAACAAATAATTCAACACTGCCAAGCAACAGTTACAGGGCAGGGAATGAGGAGGCGGCAACGCCAGCTAGACCGAGAACTACTGAGGATCTGTTTGCAGCCATTCACAG ATCCAAAAGGAAAGTCCTTGGCCGCAAAGATTCTGAAGATGACCACACCCGCAACCATTCTCCTTCGCCCCCAGTAACACCCACTGGTGCTTCTCCAAATCTAGCTTCCCTCAAGCACGCAGGATCAATTCAGAGAAGCATTCGTAAGAGCAGCACCAGCAACGATAACTTCAAAGCCCTGCTGCTAAAGAAAGGGAGCCGCTCAGACACCAGTTCCCGCATGTCAGCAGCAGAAATGCTGAAGAATACAGATCCGAGGTTTCACCGAACAAAGTCAGACTCCGCCCTGGAGTTCCCTGACAGCCCTGCGAGCTGTTCACCCAGCAAGAACAAAAGGGCCCAGGAAGAATGGGCCAAGAGCGAAGGCCTGATGCCAAGGAGTATGTCTTTTTCCAACACTAGGTATGGCAGGTCGCGAACACCAccctctgctgccagcagcaagTACAACGTCCGGAACCGTATCCAGAGCAGCCCCATGACTGTTATTAGTGAGGGAGATGGAGAAGCAGTTGAACCAGCAGAGATCCGTAGGACTTTAAAAGAGCAGCAAGAGAGCCAGCTTGATGTGTTTGACAGTGATGAAATGGACATTAATGAGTTTCCGTATGCTGAGGAGGCTGGTTCCAATGAGACCAAGGCTTTAACTCACCTAGACTTAATGACTCAACTCATAAAGCCAAATGCTTCAAAGAAGTGTCTAAGCCCTTCAGACGAAAAAAGTTAA